The Papilio machaon chromosome 24, ilPapMach1.1, whole genome shotgun sequence genome contains the following window.
TAACGCAAACAACGGTTAGCCTACCACATGGCCATAGTTATTgagattataaattacttacgATAACTTCTTTGTCATTGTTGCAATGAGGCCGGCACATTGCGAGCACACGGTGCTGCTGAGGCAGCTGGAGATCTCCCGTTTCTCAAGAACTTCAACTCAACGGCGTAAACGGCCACTCCAaagatactttttaaattctatcaaATAGTCGTTTCCATTTTACATGACAATCGTAAGGATATCAGCTATCAGTTGTAATTGTACAGTAGATAAGGTGCTGTATAATTAAACTAGTTAAAATTgctcaaagtttattttaatttaacataattaattcgATACTTGTAATGTAACAGAATGCGGTTACGCTATCAGCAATTGTCACAGCGCGCCATGTCGCCAGCCGCCTCGCCTCGCCTCGCCTCGTACACACTACTCTAATcactaattatattattattgctaAAAAAAAGCACTAGATGTTGTTGCGTGACGTCACCTGTTTCCACATATCAGGACCCGAAACGATTTccattcaacaaaatattgtgGTAGTCATCTCTACCCATAGACCTCTTCCTCCATTGatgatcaaaatattaatcttgATCTGCATAGAATATACATTGATAAGACTTATCAGCTTAAATTTATAAGTCACACACATAAACTGAGAAGtgtcttcaaatattttagcCTGTCTCTGCTATACGAAGTTATCACTCAGCTGTAACTAACAGTGCGCCGGTGCGAGTCAGCCGCGCCGGACAATCTGCGATATATCAGAGTTGTTAACTGTTTTGTGTTTCCGTGATTTGTGCGCTATATATgcaaattacaatacaaaatccATTATCAAAGTACTTTTCGTCTATGAGAAGTTTTGCACAGTAGCGAACGCGCGGCGCGTGACTCTGTGTTTGTTCCGCAAACATCCTTACGCAACCGTTTGCCGTCTTCTATTTGCACTGATACCTTGATTGTGTAGAGAGATTACACTTTGCTCATTATACATGATTGCATTATTGACTTCTCTCAATACATATGTAAGCATAGtatgtatacaaataaatgataattatattaaattcaacgATTATAAGGAAAATGGTTCTTCGATATAAATGCATTGCAATATGTAGTTGCATTGCAGAGAACGTCCGCTCTATTTGTCTATTTAAATGACTAATGTTAACTGGTAATGGACGAGCTCGTAAGCGATCATGTAGGTtcagaaaaaaacataagacaTGTGCCCGGAGTGATACAAATGAAACTTTGTAAGCAAGTTTAGTCCACCTTTCCATGTTACTCTATTGATGTTAAAGTTAACTTCCTAATTAATGTTGTTTTCGGTGAGATGGCGGTGGCGCCGTTTCCTCTACCCTCGATTCATTTCCTTGTCAAGGCATGACGCGCTGAGAGACGAGCGGTCGTGCGGAGATAATTATTGTGCACGAACATTGTCTCTGCGACTGATAACGATTCATTTCTGAGTTCTCAGTAGAGCAAACATTGCGCCTTttcgtaataaaacattgtcgCTATCatctgttttattattgactTGTGCTAAATTGGTGATTACACGTTTCTGGGATATGTTACAAAAAGGAGACATTGTTGTGTTACTGAGGAGTTACTGCGTGGCGAGCCGGCAGCGGCGAGCGCTCGTGGGCTTACTGACGAGGCGCGCTGCCGATTGCAGGACTACATCCGCACTACCCGCCGCGCCGTCACCGCACACAAGCGCGATACATTTGATTGCCATTCATTCGTTGATCAGTGCTCGGAACATCTTATTCTAGTTGATTGTAATTCTAATAAAGTAAGTAAGGCCACTGCTGCTCTCGTCATCAGATTATATCATACAAACACTGGATACATACATGTATAGTTGAAATACTCTGATAATTTTGGTGGGCGTTTACTATTGCTTGTTTTGTTGACCAGTTTAACACACGTGGATGACATGCGTATGTACAGGTTTACAACAACTGTCATCAACGATAAACATCTTTGTGACTAGACTCGAATAACCATTTACAATAGTTATGATTCTCAAGTACGGCATCTATGAAACCTGTTTATATAAGTGTAGTGTGGCGTGTGCGCGGGGAAGCCCACTGCGTCTGCCCTACGCGGTGCGGTGCGGTGCGGTGAGGGAGATGAGACTCGTGCACTGCGGCTCCCAGTTAGGACGTGAGCTCACCGCTGCTTTGATTGAAGCATGTGTCATATGCATTGTATTATCAAGCGGTTTATCATTGTAGCACTATATTAGTTCTTTGTTTAtctattaatgtaaaaatacattttattatcttcgAAATGGAGAAGGAGTGAAGAGACTGGAATAATTGTAGCATGtaataatactattttatttaaacaaatttagtAAACAGTAAAGATTACACACTTTTTTACACTTTACAAATGAATTAGATGCGCAGTGTAACAGAAGCGGTGCTATATGAAAACCGCAGCGTAATGCTGACTGGTAACAACCGCTGCTAGAGACCTTCGCAAGCGGACACTCCAATAATTActgttttattcaattcaattaccttgtaaatttattttgatacaatgGATTTTTGAGTATGTGATGGAGTCCGCAATATATGAATTACAACTACATCACAGAAGAAACGCCTGAAGAATTTTGCTTTCCGGCTGATGAGTGAGGTGCTGGAGGTCCAAATCTAGTCCGCTTCCCCTTACTATACTTTACCGATTCTGCTTTCTGATATCAAAATTATCCTGAAGTGTTCCCCGCTCACGGGTAGTGTCAAGTGTCACTCCCCCCGCCCCGCCTCGAACCACCCCGCCGCACGCCGCGTGCAGCAGCCTAAAGGTCACCCGACATGTGCCACGCCACAAACACACGCCAATAGACATAACGAACGTTAGCACAGGCCTTAGTAACTTACATCTATTcagtaagttttgttttttcttaccATTAAAACGATATGAAACATTCGTGACGTAAATAGACAGTAAATCGATTGGACAGGTCGCCGTTGATCGTCACAATGACTCAGCTCGTTATGCGTAAAGTTACCGCGGTGCCGCCAAGTTGCGGCCGCGGCGCCGACAGCGGTCACTTTtactacaaatttatattcagaGGGAATTCTAAACAAAGACTCTCCGTGTCTTCGCAGAGCCAGAGGCCCGTGCGTGCTGCGGTCGACCGCAACCCGCAACCCGCCAGTAGTAGGcttatttaaagtatatttttctctATTATTAGAACAAAACGCGCGAATACTTTAGAACTGAACTAAAATTTTTAGTCAGTGAAAACAGCATAGGATTTAAAGGAAACATGCGTCGAGCTACGCGACACTATAAAACCACAAAGGGCACATCCGGGATCGGAGAGTCGCGGCCTTGACCTTGCGCCAAGTTTGTGGAGCGAGGGGCAAGAGGGGGGAGGCAGTGTGTTCTTCCCCGTTGGCCGCGACTGGCGACCCGCTTTCCCTCGTAGCGTGAGTCGGCGAGTGAACAGGGAAGCGCGTTGTAGCCAAATACTTCTTGTAAGCTGGAATATTGAATTTTGTAcgagtttttgttttttaccgTTACGCATACTGTATTGCGCAGCGCCGCGGCTTGATGGCAGCGCGGCGCCGCGCCGGTCAGCGTCACGCCAACCGACACAGTCTAGCAAAACGACTAGCATTTTTAATCGTATTTAACACCtaaccagtttttttttctgtttatttattctgtGCGGTGAAGACAAATGCAACATGCAAATTGTATCAAAACAACATCCTAAagtaatgtataataaatgtgtaGTGTAGCTGATTTTTGTATCTGTTTTATGTAGATACACCTAGATGTCAGATGAGATTTGAAGATATGTGATCTGAacacaaattataattgttaatgtttgtaaaataaatacattataggTCCTTAAACTAAGTAACATAACGAATGTACCACATTTTAGATATGTTTCATTGGCaagttcataaaaataatttaattcaagcattctttcttttatttttatgttaactataaataaactgtttacaaaaaacacaatattataattagtagCATAAACATAAATGACAGTTGTTTAGCTGTGATTTATGCTCtgtggcggcgcggcgcgaTATTTTTCCTGTTGAGTTTCACCGGCGCAGACGCAGGCGCGGCGAGGGCAGCGCGCCGCGGTCCTTTCCCGCCGCAATAGTATTGATACTCGATACATTATTCAATGTTTGCaactgttttgtttgtttactatGCATTGAACCATTTGACCCAACTCTCTTGCAGACTGTCCCATTTATCGTATGTTGTGTTTTagcgtaaaaaaaacatgggaATGTACACTTATACATTCCAAAAACATAGAGCAATGTCTATGGACTCAtcacacaattttaaaattatagagaGTAGGAGCAATGTTTGTTGCCGAGCCGTGAGCTAGAACAAGACTGTTGTGAGACGGTGGTTGTGGTTGTTGCAGGCCCATTCGCGGCATGTCTGCGGTGGTGGCGGGCGCAGGGCCGGCGCACGCCTGCTTCTTCGCCACCTACGAGCAGAGCAAGCACACGCTCGGACATCTCACCAGGCATCGCCACGACCACATCACGCACGGTAAGTACCCGCGCCGCCGCTTAACATTCCCGAATGCATATttcatcttctatatatataaaagaaagtcgtgttagttgcactatttataactcaagaacgactgaatcgatttgactgaaaattggtgggcaggtagcttagaaccaggaaacggacataggataatttttaccccgttttctattttttattccgcgcggacggagtcgcgggtaaaaagctagtttataataattttaatatatgactTAGACCTAGACCGACGACGAACTACTTAAGATGTGTTTGTAAACGGTTCCAGGTCTGTCGGGCTGCCTGGCGTCGCTGGTGCACGACGCAGTGTCCAACCCGGCGGAAGGTGAGTGTCACAGCAACCGACACAATGGCACTGCCACTGACACTCAGACGAGCCCATTGTGCACAAATTGTCGCAGCACAATTGTACACCGCGCGCCTTGTCACTTGCCGGTAAAGGGCAGGAGAGAATcgattaaaattacactatctAAATCTGTTTGTGCACagataaatattcattaaactTCAGGTACAGCCACGGAATAGAATATTACTactattcttaatttaaacgtATGATTCTGTCTGTTCTGGCAAAACAGTTGTGAAGTTTTGTGTGACCGATAGTCTCGCCGTCAGGACGACCGTAGGAATTGCGGAACAATTTACATACGTTTAGATTCCATTTATAACGATGAGTGGTCGATCACGTCGTCACGCgcattcttttttattttatttatttattcacaaaaaaaaattacattacacaagaattataaaaagtcgCCAAACTGCACAGCAGTTTGATGGCGACAGACActcattatattatactaaacCTACTATtaagtgtaattaattttctaaaaaatacttttttagcttattttttacaacattttttgatGCTATCACCTGATGTGGGTCATTTCTAAGCCATTCTATAGCATTGTACAATTTGGGAACAAGATATTTGGTTGTTCTCTCACCGTAGTAATTACTTGCCCTAGTTGTAACATATTGGCCCTCTCTCACCCGTTTGGTTTTGTAtatgttgtttgttttaattttatgttcttCTCTGAAATAGTTATCTAATATAATCCTTAACTTAACTTTCTTTTCTATAggcaaaattttacatattgtaaacaattgaTTGTAATCTTTTTTACACGATTCTAACGTATTTTTATtcactagtttttttaaaaatctaatttgcAAGTTTTCTATGTCTAATAAATATGACTTAAATGTCCTACCATAAACAGCAACACCATAGTTTATGAGAGAATCTACAAGTGCATAATAAAtcatatataaagtttttatatctacAATTTGCTTCAGGTAAAAAAACTTTCCTAAGAGTATCGATAGCTTCCTACCAACCTCATCTATGTGACACTTCCAATTGAAGTGTTCATCTATTATTAGACCAAGATATCTGTAATTTTGAACATATTCCAATTGCGGACACGTACAAGCTTGTTTAGACATATGGAGGCACTGATACGAATGCCCTGTAATACTTATGTCACTgttattaatactttttgcACCTCTATTATAAGGAGAATATATGCGCATGCACTTAGTTTTACTTATGTTAATAACGATACTGTTATCGTGCGCCCATTTTGTTATACTGTCAAAATCAGcctgtatgtttttttgtatttgtgtcACATTTTTATCGCCATATACTAAACACATGTCGTCAGCGTACATGTACAGACAGGAGTGCTTAATTGTTTTGGCAACACtattaacatacaaattaaaaccAACCGGGCCGAACACTGACCCAGTCGGGACACCTAGACTGACGCTGGCTTCCTCGCCTGTAACATTGTCAACCATAACTTGTAGTGTTCTTTGTTTTaagtaattactaaaaaatgtatttgttggGCCCCGGATGCCACAGTCACTCATAGCTtcaagtaatattttgtaatctaAAGTTTCGAACGCTTTTTTGTAATCGATAAACAGTACTATTACTTGCTTTCCGCTGTCTAGGTATTCGTTAATTGTATCTATaaacttcgtcagcgcagtgTTGGTGTCCCGACCCGGCCGAAATCCGTGTTGACACTCAGACAGTATCTTATTATTCTCTAGGAACGAGCTAATCTGCCCCACCACCACTTTTTCAGCGATCTTATTAATGACTGAAAGCAAGGCGATGGGACGATAGTTGCTGTAATCTAAATGGGAGCCATTTTTGTAAATAGGGCGAATTATAGATTTAGATTAGACAGATTAGTTTCTCGGAAACGGCGCGCAAGAGGAAATCGTCGACgactttcaaatttaaaagtatcaaATGATCTGCATTCTTATGGAATATCAAAAACCAATGAAGCGCAAAATAACAAACAGCTTCAAAGCGTTGAGAGTAGCAAATTAGTATTTAGTATAGTTACAGCGGTCAGTATCTAAACAGTGACAGACATAACTCGTGTGTGTGGCAGTGGTGAAGCAGCGGCTGCAGATGCTGCACTCGCCGTACCGCGGGGTGTGGGAGTGCGCGCGCCGCATCTACCGCGCCGAGGGCCTGCGCGCCTTCTACCGCTCCTACGGCACGCAGGTCGCCATGAACGTACCCTTCCAGGTCAGCTACCTCATCGCATTCTTACCGCCGCCCGCAGGAGGGAGTATATCAGTATATGTAAGGAACGTGTTTGCTGCAGGCGGTGCACTTCGTGACGTACGAGTGGTGTCAGGCGCGCGTGAACCCGACGCGCGCGTACGACCCCGCGGCGCACGCGCTGTCCGGCGGGCTGGCGGGCGCGCtggccgccgccgccaccaCGCCGCTGGACGTCTGCAAGACGGCGCTCAACACGCAGGAGGCGACGGCGGACGGGCTGGCGCAGGCCGCCGCGCTCGTCTTGCGCACCTCCGGCCTCAAAGGCTTCTTCCGCGGCCTGCACGCGCGCGTCCTCTACCAGATGCCCGCCGCCGCCATCTGCTGGCTCACCTACGAGACCTTCAAGCACATCCTCGCCAAGGTTCGTGCCGCCTTCTACGATGTTCTACAAAAAATAGAATCACCTTTCCGTTTATCTTTTAGGCCTATGTAGccgaaattatatttagaagGAATACGAGTCGAGTGCGCGTTGTTCGCGCGTCCATTTCAGACACCGATCACTTCGGGAATGTAGAAACTTTCTGcgattatcttattttttttgttttttttttttcagacgGAGGACGGTGGAGGGGATGGGGTTGCAAAAGACAGAACGGGCGGCGTCAGTAACGCGGGCGGCGTGGGGGGCGTGGGCGGCGTGGGGGGCGTGGGCCCGCCGCTGGCGTGCGCGGCTCTGCGGCTGGCGGCCGAGGTGCCGCCGCCGTCTCTGACGCGCACGTAGTCGCCGCCGGCGCCCTCTTGTTGAACTTTGTTGTTGAAAACgttgacaaaaatatatttgtgttttttttttggaaatttcTCGCCCGATTTCGTTTCGGTCCGATGTCTGTGATGTTGTTTTAATGTGGTGCGGAGCGCGGCCGGAGTCTGCGCGGGGACTTACATACAGTCATTCTATcctatgttttgtttgttgagGGTTAGAAGGTCCTCGCCCCCTCCCACtcaccccccccccccccccgccCCACTCTCGCTCTCGCCCCCGGCTAACTTCTAATTGTGTATATActatgaattaaaatgttatcatgTGAACTTATAGCAATTGTAATTACTACAGATAAGTTATTTCATGTAAGCAGAGGTACAGGGACGTGTGACTTTCCCTgcgggcggggcgggggcgggggcgtgAAGTGGGGCGGGGGCGTGAAgtggggcgggggcgggggcgggggccgGCCGCGCTCTCTGAGATCGTGTCCTGTATTTGTAtagtacatttatttgtaaatttttatcgcTACAATCACAATgcgaaataatataatataaggtttgttttattttgttgtcatGTTTATGATGAGATATGATGTTGAGCGCATGCGCACTGGATGGGGGAGGTCGGGGGAGGACGGGGGGGGCTAGATGTCGGCGGGAGCTTCGATGTGTTATTTGAGAAcctcataaaataataaagctacAGATAATTAACTTAAGACAGCGAGACGCTGCAGTGTACAGTTGTAGATAATTCTAGAAGACGTAGTGTACTTCTCTATTGTAGTAAGTgagattcaaataattttctttgcgAAGAATGGAGGGGGGGGAGGTGAGAAGAAGGGAGCGGAGGGAGGGAGCATCACAAACCGTGCTCAGGTGTAAATTGTTCAATTTGTTATCTttcgaaaaagaaaaaaatcgtaaagTTCTCAGTGAGGCTGTAAGGTATCGCTTGTGCGCGGCGAATGTCGTCACACAAGTGTGCAAgcgattttttcatttaatgatcttaaaaatacaagtttCATCCTTCAATTGGACGTGTCGGATAAATCCAATACGCAATTAAAAATGACCTAAATTCTTTGTAGTCTCAattaaagtttactttttaacttgtaataacgcaacatatttattatgagCATAGTAATTGAAAatcctttatttaaaacagtatGTGTTATCGCATGTCGGCGAGGGCGGGACGTTCCTCAGCTGGTCAGGTGACGTGTGGCCACAACACtttaaatgttactaattTCATAATGTCGGTGTGTGGAGTACTGCACTCTCCACTCGGTCGCACTTGTGACACTGGTCGCATTGGTCGCGTTGGTCGCACATAGCGTCAGGCGGCGAAAGCGACCGCCAGCATTCCTTCGGTTGCATTTGTGAGTTGTGCAGTGCTCGGAACTACAAGCGATGATAATAAACAGTTGGACAAtacttttgtgttttatttcactacctgatataaaaaagaaagaggCAATGAAGACTAGAAATACTTATACGATATATATATTAGCcgcttattttgaaagtggcctaactccatttatcttcaaatcgagatattgaaagttttgcgtttcaatgaatttaaaaatatacgtataagATACTAAGGAGTCATACTGCTTAAGCGTATCTAaggatgttaaatttaaagttcctgttaaaatagtggcaattattaagtaaataacatgCGTTTTCTTATCAAAAATGGAGttgggccactttcaaaattaacagccagattcattataaaatttgaaggtGCCCAAGTccattcaacataatttaagatgtttcaaattgaaaaaaaaaaaaaaaaaaaaaaaaaaaaaaaaaaaaaaaaaaaaaaaatacggaatttgttttgcatttgtttgaaaacactccggaaacataatttatgcggttttttttttttttttttttttttttttttttttttttttttttttttttttttaaattacagaatagaaaattacaaacataaatttattacaaaacaatttactagACTACCCCGACGTggtattaaattaagaactttaaaattttcattttcattcatggatgtcttataaaaaaaaaaaaattatatggttCATTTCTGACAAAACGCATCCAACATATTCACCAGTTTACTGATTCTccatcacaattttttttttttttttttttttttttttttttttttttttttttgttccgctaagacacttccgttgcatcactaaaatagtatattatcatttgttgttgaaataaatttctaacgccatctatctatctatctattaaGTTGCAATGTAATCACGCATTTACCTTAATGTATAATACTCGTTGTAATGAGCTTAACGCAGCTGCTACCATCTGTCGGAAAGTAAGTAACGTCAACGGTGACATTTTCCTCGCTGAGTCATATATacaaacttaatattaataaataaataataataattatatgattTACTCTCACTCTGAACTGGTCTGTGTGTAAATGGTGACGCGTGTTAAGAGATCGTGTCTGTGTGTGAGTGTGTGAAGTTAATAATTGGAATACATTCAGTAAATGTTAATG
Protein-coding sequences here:
- the LOC106713987 gene encoding mitoferrin-1 isoform X3 yields the protein MFATVLFVYYALNHLTQLSCRLSHLSPIRGMSAVVAGAGPAHACFFATYEQSKHTLGHLTRHRHDHITHGLSGCLASLVHDAVSNPAEVVKQRLQMLHSPYRGVWECARRIYRAEGLRAFYRSYGTQVAMNVPFQAVHFVTYEWCQARVNPTRAYDPAAHALSGGLAGALAAAATTPLDVCKTALNTQEATADGLAQAAALVLRTSGLKGFFRGLHARVLYQMPAAAICWLTYETFKHILAKTEDGGGDGVAKDRTGGVSNAGGVGGVGGVGGVGPPLACAALRLAAEVPPPSLTRT
- the LOC106713987 gene encoding mitoferrin-1 isoform X2; translated protein: MQSLRSAHNGSIRETLRYMVQREGLLRPIRGMSAVVAGAGPAHACFFATYEQSKHTLGHLTRHRHDHITHGLSGCLASLVHDAVSNPAEVVKQRLQMLHSPYRGVWECARRIYRAEGLRAFYRSYGTQVAMNVPFQAVHFVTYEWCQARVNPTRAYDPAAHALSGGLAGALAAAATTPLDVCKTALNTQEATADGLAQAAALVLRTSGLKGFFRGLHARVLYQMPAAAICWLTYETFKHILAKTEDGGGDGVAKDRTGGVSNAGGVGGVGGVGGVGPPLACAALRLAAEVPPPSLTRT
- the LOC106713987 gene encoding mitoferrin-1 isoform X1, whose protein sequence is MNFEDYETLPTQNSVTHMTAGAIAGVMEHCIMYPLDSVKTRMQSLRSAHNGSIRETLRYMVQREGLLRPIRGMSAVVAGAGPAHACFFATYEQSKHTLGHLTRHRHDHITHGLSGCLASLVHDAVSNPAEVVKQRLQMLHSPYRGVWECARRIYRAEGLRAFYRSYGTQVAMNVPFQAVHFVTYEWCQARVNPTRAYDPAAHALSGGLAGALAAAATTPLDVCKTALNTQEATADGLAQAAALVLRTSGLKGFFRGLHARVLYQMPAAAICWLTYETFKHILAKTEDGGGDGVAKDRTGGVSNAGGVGGVGGVGGVGPPLACAALRLAAEVPPPSLTRT